A single genomic interval of Spirosoma linguale DSM 74 harbors:
- a CDS encoding beta-ketoadipyl CoA thiolase (TIGRFAM: beta-ketoadipyl CoA thiolase; acetyl-CoA acetyltransferase~PFAM: Thiolase~KEGG: ppw:PputW619_2629 beta-ketoadipyl CoA thiolase) gives MDSYIIDAIRTPIGSFGGSLSPIRADDLAALPIKELLARNPNIPADAIDDVLLGCHNQAGEDNRNVARMALLLAGLPYTVPGETVNRLCSSGMSAVIHANRAIKAGDGDVFIAGGMEHMTRGPWVISKTSKPFGNDAQMFDSSFGWRFVNPKMQALYGIDAMGVTAENLVDIYGISREDQDLFAYNSQQKAAQAQQSGRLAEEIMGVEIQAKKGPATIFDTDEFVKPQTSLDVLAKLKPAFKKEGGTVTAGNAAGLNDGAAAMFIASDEAIKRYNLTPKARIVASAVVGVEPRIMGIGPVPATQKVLQKAGVTLADIDVIELNEAFAAQSLACIRALGLADNDPRINPNGGAIALGHPLGMSGTRLVQTAALELNKQNKRYALATMCVGVGMGYAVVIERV, from the coding sequence ATGGATTCATACATCATCGACGCGATCCGCACCCCCATCGGTAGTTTTGGGGGTAGCCTGTCGCCCATTCGTGCCGACGATCTGGCGGCTTTACCGATCAAAGAACTCCTTGCCCGTAACCCGAATATACCCGCCGATGCCATCGACGATGTGCTACTGGGTTGCCATAATCAAGCCGGGGAAGACAACCGCAATGTCGCCCGGATGGCCCTGCTGCTGGCCGGATTGCCGTACACAGTGCCCGGCGAAACGGTGAACCGACTATGTTCATCGGGGATGTCGGCGGTTATTCATGCAAACCGGGCCATTAAAGCCGGGGATGGCGACGTATTTATTGCGGGCGGTATGGAGCACATGACCCGTGGGCCGTGGGTTATTTCTAAAACGTCGAAACCCTTTGGCAACGACGCCCAGATGTTCGATTCCAGCTTTGGCTGGCGGTTTGTAAACCCTAAAATGCAGGCACTTTACGGCATTGACGCGATGGGCGTAACCGCAGAAAATCTGGTCGACATCTACGGAATCAGCCGGGAGGATCAGGATTTATTCGCCTATAATTCCCAGCAAAAAGCGGCTCAGGCCCAGCAGTCGGGCCGACTAGCCGAGGAAATTATGGGCGTTGAGATTCAGGCGAAAAAAGGCCCCGCTACGATTTTCGACACCGACGAATTTGTAAAACCTCAAACGTCGCTCGATGTGCTGGCCAAGTTGAAACCGGCCTTCAAAAAGGAGGGCGGTACGGTTACCGCAGGCAATGCTGCCGGGCTGAACGATGGAGCAGCCGCCATGTTCATTGCCTCCGACGAAGCCATAAAACGCTATAACCTGACGCCCAAAGCCCGAATTGTGGCATCGGCGGTAGTGGGTGTCGAGCCACGTATCATGGGGATTGGTCCTGTTCCCGCTACCCAAAAGGTGCTACAAAAAGCAGGGGTGACGCTGGCCGACATCGACGTAATCGAGCTGAACGAAGCCTTTGCGGCTCAGTCGCTAGCCTGTATCCGGGCCTTGGGACTGGCCGATAACGACCCACGTATCAATCCAAATGGGGGTGCTATTGCGCTGGGTCATCCGCTGGGCATGTCGGGAACGCGGCTGGTGCAAACGGCCGCCCTGGAACTGAACAAGCAAAACAAACGCTACGCGCTGGCCACCATGTGTGTGGGTGTAGGCATGGGCTATGCTGTGGTGATCGAACGTGTCTAA
- a CDS encoding Esterase/lipase-like protein (KEGG: hch:HCH_01563 esterase/lipase), producing the protein MKRALTAVLIFLSINTMAQNQEMDIEKLAIESSRYWLDLDYVGDGLIGHKLDIHLPKTGKAPFPVVICVYGSAWRANSWKANTFNEGGIGQKLLGKGFAVVSINYRSSADAQFPAQIQDVKAAIRFVRANAPKLGLDGSFISVTGWSSGGHLAAMAGTTNGIKKTTVNGLDIDIEGALGKFTQADSHVDAVVDWFGPTDFLIMDACGSTMPHNDAKSPESILVGGPIQENKDKCALANPINYVRKDNPPFLIFHGDKDPLVPHCQSEKLFEKQQASGAKTKLVIVPGGGHGPGVMIDTYYNQALAFLANQLEASKKK; encoded by the coding sequence ATGAAACGAGCCTTAACCGCAGTACTTATCTTTTTATCAATTAACACAATGGCGCAAAATCAGGAAATGGATATTGAGAAACTGGCGATTGAATCGTCCAGATACTGGCTGGACCTCGACTACGTCGGCGATGGCCTGATTGGGCATAAACTCGATATCCATTTACCCAAAACGGGCAAGGCTCCGTTTCCGGTAGTCATTTGTGTTTATGGCAGCGCCTGGCGGGCTAATTCCTGGAAAGCCAATACGTTCAATGAGGGGGGAATCGGCCAGAAACTACTGGGGAAAGGATTTGCCGTCGTCAGTATCAATTACCGGTCGAGTGCCGATGCTCAATTTCCGGCTCAGATTCAGGACGTGAAAGCTGCCATACGGTTCGTTCGGGCCAATGCACCGAAACTTGGGCTGGATGGTTCGTTCATCAGTGTTACGGGATGGTCGTCGGGCGGGCATCTGGCCGCGATGGCCGGTACGACCAACGGCATCAAAAAAACAACCGTAAATGGTCTGGACATCGATATTGAAGGGGCACTGGGGAAATTCACCCAGGCAGACAGCCATGTCGATGCCGTTGTCGACTGGTTTGGCCCTACCGATTTTCTGATCATGGATGCCTGCGGCAGTACGATGCCGCATAACGATGCCAAATCGCCGGAGTCGATACTGGTGGGTGGGCCTATTCAGGAAAATAAGGATAAGTGCGCGCTGGCGAATCCCATCAACTACGTCCGGAAAGACAATCCGCCATTTCTAATTTTTCACGGCGACAAAGACCCGCTGGTACCCCATTGCCAGAGCGAAAAGCTGTTCGAAAAACAACAGGCAAGCGGAGCAAAAACCAAACTGGTTATTGTGCCGGGTGGCGGGCACGGACCGGGGGTTATGATTGACACCTATTACAATCAGGCACTGGCGTTTCTGGCTAATCAACTGGAAGCAAGTAAAAAGAAGTAG
- a CDS encoding Carboxylesterase (PFAM: Carboxylesterase type B~KEGG: bra:BRADO5591 putative carboxylesterase, type B) → MAPATRPAVRYITPNHMTTKSLVRITSCGILFGLLSFTGISREFDAVTVTGGQISGTVNKTGDVHIFKGIPFAAPPVGDRRWKAPQPVIPWSGVRKCDAFGPSPVQGSPNPFGPWSAEFLIPKEPISEDCLYLNVWTAAKSAAEKRPVLVWIYGGGFNSGGAGVPIYDGEATAKKGVIFVSMNYRVGPFGFFSHPELTKESGRNASGNYGLMDQIAALQWVKQNIARFGGDPANVTIAGQSAGSMSVNALVASPLAKNLFTKAIAESGANFSRPAATLGQAEEAGVKMAQSMGASSLADLRALPADEILKKGQGRGLVIDGYVLPQPIAAIFAAGKQNDVRLLTGWNEDEGMVFGPAKKADEYRKQIDEQYGAKAETFLRYYPAGTDAEAESSQVKISRDMVFGAQNYRWATIQSQKGKTAYVYRFARKVPATGEYARYGAFHTGELAYAYDNLRFIDHTLRPLEPADTRLANEMSAYWVNFIKTGNPNGKGLSNWPVYSTTNKQIMVFDTKTGVRQLPDGLALDFLLTTMSK, encoded by the coding sequence ATGGCTCCGGCCACCCGGCCTGCTGTCCGGTACATTACCCCTAACCACATGACAACAAAATCATTAGTACGTATCACTTCCTGCGGCATTCTGTTTGGGCTCCTATCGTTCACGGGTATCAGCCGCGAGTTTGACGCCGTTACCGTTACAGGTGGCCAGATTTCCGGTACTGTGAATAAAACCGGCGACGTACACATTTTTAAAGGTATTCCCTTTGCCGCTCCACCCGTTGGCGACCGTCGCTGGAAAGCGCCACAACCCGTTATTCCGTGGTCGGGCGTTCGCAAATGTGATGCCTTTGGACCGAGTCCGGTTCAGGGTAGCCCGAATCCATTTGGTCCCTGGAGCGCCGAGTTTCTGATTCCAAAAGAACCCATTAGTGAGGACTGTCTCTATCTAAATGTCTGGACAGCGGCAAAATCAGCTGCCGAAAAAAGACCCGTTCTGGTATGGATTTACGGCGGTGGCTTCAACAGTGGTGGTGCCGGAGTTCCTATTTACGACGGTGAAGCAACAGCTAAAAAAGGGGTAATCTTCGTCAGCATGAACTACCGCGTGGGTCCATTCGGCTTCTTCTCCCACCCGGAGCTAACCAAAGAATCGGGGCGAAATGCCTCCGGAAATTATGGTCTGATGGATCAGATCGCGGCATTGCAGTGGGTAAAGCAGAACATTGCCCGGTTTGGTGGCGACCCTGCCAATGTAACCATCGCTGGTCAGTCGGCCGGGTCTATGAGTGTGAACGCACTGGTCGCGTCTCCGTTAGCAAAAAATCTCTTTACGAAGGCGATTGCCGAGAGTGGGGCTAACTTTTCTCGTCCAGCCGCAACGCTTGGCCAGGCGGAGGAGGCCGGTGTGAAGATGGCCCAGTCGATGGGAGCCTCCTCGTTGGCGGACTTACGTGCTTTACCGGCCGACGAAATCCTCAAAAAAGGACAGGGCCGCGGGCTGGTTATCGACGGGTACGTACTACCGCAGCCCATTGCCGCTATTTTTGCCGCCGGGAAACAGAACGACGTTCGCTTGCTGACTGGCTGGAATGAGGACGAAGGAATGGTATTTGGCCCCGCCAAAAAGGCAGATGAATACCGGAAGCAGATTGATGAGCAGTACGGAGCAAAGGCCGAGACCTTCCTCCGGTATTACCCGGCCGGGACCGATGCCGAAGCCGAATCCTCTCAGGTGAAGATTTCAAGAGATATGGTCTTTGGCGCCCAGAACTACCGATGGGCAACCATTCAAAGCCAGAAAGGAAAAACGGCCTATGTGTATCGTTTCGCCCGAAAAGTGCCCGCTACAGGTGAGTACGCCCGCTACGGTGCATTCCATACGGGTGAACTGGCCTATGCCTATGACAACCTAAGGTTCATTGACCATACCCTCCGTCCGCTGGAGCCAGCCGATACGCGACTGGCCAACGAGATGTCTGCTTATTGGGTGAATTTTATTAAAACCGGCAATCCAAACGGGAAAGGCCTTTCTAACTGGCCTGTTTATTCGACCACGAACAAGCAGATTATGGTCTTCGATACGAAGACAGGCGTCAGGCAACTACCCGATGGCCTAGCGCTGGATTTCCTGCTGACGACTATGAGTAAATGA
- a CDS encoding phosphoesterase PA-phosphatase related protein (PFAM: phosphoesterase PA-phosphatase related~KEGG: mxa:MXAN_0451 PAP2 family protein) — MHQHPEIIRPTLISRILPLSLISLGYLLLSYELVGFKSDQLVLIGLVNGLYYASEQSRKFIIGFSIFIVYWIVFDYMKAFPNYAYNTVHIESLYLLEKKLFGIPFGTVILTPNEYWLAHRTDSLAIVTGLFYLSWVPIPLLFATYLFIKDRPQFYPLALTFVLVNLIGFVIYYVYPAVPPWYVQLYGFTFHPHTPGNTAGLARFDELLGVSVFSSIYAKSSNVFAAMPSLHSSYPVIVLYYGIKNRMGALNGFFALIMVGIWFSAIYTSHHYVLDVLAGITCAVIGIILFNQLKKTRWLNALIQQLVRLTA, encoded by the coding sequence ATGCATCAACACCCGGAAATTATCCGTCCAACCCTTATAAGCCGAATTCTGCCGCTCAGTCTGATCTCACTTGGGTATCTGTTACTCTCTTATGAGCTTGTTGGCTTCAAGTCCGATCAACTCGTGCTCATCGGGCTGGTGAATGGCCTGTATTATGCCTCCGAACAAAGCCGTAAGTTCATCATCGGCTTTTCGATCTTCATTGTGTACTGGATTGTTTTCGATTACATGAAAGCGTTTCCGAATTACGCGTATAATACGGTACACATTGAATCCCTTTATTTGCTGGAAAAAAAACTGTTCGGCATTCCGTTCGGTACTGTGATACTAACGCCTAACGAATACTGGCTGGCGCACCGAACGGATTCGCTCGCTATCGTAACCGGGCTTTTTTACCTAAGCTGGGTGCCAATTCCACTGCTGTTTGCTACCTATCTTTTCATTAAAGACCGGCCCCAGTTTTATCCTCTCGCCCTGACCTTCGTGCTGGTCAATCTGATCGGGTTTGTCATTTACTACGTTTACCCGGCGGTTCCGCCCTGGTATGTGCAGCTGTATGGATTTACGTTTCACCCGCACACGCCCGGCAACACGGCTGGTCTGGCTCGCTTCGACGAGCTTCTTGGCGTTTCGGTTTTCAGCTCTATTTACGCCAAAAGTTCGAATGTGTTTGCGGCCATGCCGTCTCTCCACTCATCTTACCCGGTCATTGTGCTCTATTACGGGATAAAGAACCGAATGGGCGCATTGAACGGGTTCTTTGCCCTGATAATGGTAGGCATCTGGTTCTCCGCTATCTACACCAGTCATCATTATGTGCTGGATGTACTGGCCGGAATCACTTGCGCCGTAATAGGTATTATACTCTTCAATCAGTTAAAAAAGACACGCTGGTTAAATGCCTTGATCCAGCAACTGGTGAGGTTAACGGCGTAA
- a CDS encoding putative esterase (PFAM: putative esterase~KEGG: bpy:Bphyt_5901 putative esterase) yields the protein MQLPKTSRTVKVFVLACLLSFPSLAARVDTLNVPSASMNRTLRAGVILPDRYRKAKQPFPVLYLLHGGTGNFRDWLTKTPDKTLLHRLADQYNIIIVTPDGDPTSYYFDSPLVKSSQFETFISKELIDQIDNTYRTVREKKGRIIAGLSMGGHGAMYISSRHPELYAAAGSMSGVMNINTATWKVPADFAKSRAENFAKLLGPPKDGDAPYPGFTMVTLADQLKANNLPLIFDIGVDDFLIEGNREIHRLLVANKTPHDYTERPGAHTWEYWENALPYQMLFFNKILTANQVTIH from the coding sequence ATGCAACTACCCAAAACAAGCCGTACCGTCAAGGTATTTGTGCTGGCTTGCCTATTGTCGTTTCCTTCGCTGGCAGCTCGCGTCGATACGCTCAATGTACCCAGTGCCAGCATGAACCGAACACTGCGGGCGGGCGTCATTTTACCGGATCGGTACCGAAAAGCGAAACAACCGTTTCCGGTGCTCTATCTGCTCCACGGTGGTACAGGCAATTTCCGGGATTGGCTCACCAAAACCCCGGACAAGACACTATTGCATCGACTAGCCGACCAGTACAATATTATCATCGTGACGCCCGACGGCGACCCTACCAGTTACTATTTCGACAGCCCGCTCGTAAAAAGCAGTCAGTTTGAAACCTTTATTTCGAAAGAATTGATCGACCAGATCGACAACACGTATCGTACCGTTCGGGAGAAAAAGGGACGCATCATTGCGGGCCTTTCGATGGGTGGGCACGGGGCTATGTACATTTCCAGCCGACACCCGGAGTTGTACGCTGCCGCCGGAAGCATGAGCGGGGTGATGAACATCAACACCGCCACCTGGAAAGTCCCCGCCGATTTCGCCAAGTCACGCGCCGAGAATTTTGCCAAGTTGCTTGGGCCTCCTAAAGACGGCGACGCTCCCTACCCCGGCTTCACGATGGTGACGTTGGCCGACCAGCTCAAAGCGAATAACCTGCCGCTGATCTTTGACATTGGCGTCGATGATTTTCTGATTGAAGGCAATCGGGAAATCCACCGCCTGCTGGTGGCCAACAAAACTCCGCACGACTATACCGAGCGACCCGGTGCCCATACCTGGGAGTACTGGGAGAACGCCCTACCCTATCAGATGCTGTTTTTCAACAAAATCCTGACCGCGAACCAGGTTACCATCCATTAA
- a CDS encoding 3-oxoacid CoA-transferase, B subunit (KEGG: dar:Daro_1021 butyryl-CoA:acetate CoA transferase~TIGRFAM: 3-oxoacid CoA-transferase, B subunit; 3- oxoacid CoA-transferase, A subunit~PFAM: coenzyme A transferase): MKKVPVLDVHTAAALVKEGDTLLQGGFGMTGNPVHLMHALAEIGTKNLTFIGNNTGETGLGGGRLLRNGQLKKLIGSFFTSNPDAVKAAQNGTVDYELLPQGTLAEAIRAGGAGIGGFYTPTSAGTPLAQGRETKVIDGVEQVFIKSIRGNVAFIRAWRADTAGNLQYRMTENNFNKAMATAADLVIAEVEEIVAVGEIAPEFVHTPGCFVDYLVQATLTLEDLGSSASVSSSKKVDESRMNMARRALAELKKGDVVNLGIGIPTLVADLITEEQGIILHTENGMLGVGPVPADGGGAMDYPVNAGKIPVTALKGSSYFDSADSFAMIRGGHIDVAIMGGLEADEAANLANWAVPGKPLLGVGGAMDLAKGAKRLIITMTHTNPDGSPKIVPQCTLPLTATGVVDLVITDLAVFGYPNGKLTLLELMPGATLEEVQAKTSANFSMSE, translated from the coding sequence ATGAAAAAAGTACCTGTTTTAGACGTCCATACGGCCGCGGCTCTTGTTAAAGAAGGCGATACGCTCTTGCAGGGCGGGTTTGGTATGACCGGCAACCCTGTTCACCTGATGCACGCACTGGCCGAAATCGGCACCAAAAACCTGACTTTCATAGGCAATAACACTGGCGAAACGGGTCTGGGCGGGGGACGCCTGCTACGAAATGGCCAGCTCAAAAAACTGATAGGCTCCTTTTTTACATCGAACCCCGATGCGGTCAAAGCCGCGCAAAACGGCACGGTCGACTACGAATTACTGCCACAGGGAACCCTGGCCGAAGCTATTCGGGCGGGTGGCGCGGGTATCGGCGGTTTTTATACGCCAACCTCTGCAGGCACACCGCTGGCTCAGGGTCGCGAGACCAAAGTCATCGATGGGGTCGAGCAGGTATTTATCAAGAGCATCCGGGGCAATGTGGCATTCATTCGGGCGTGGCGGGCCGATACGGCTGGAAATCTGCAATACCGAATGACAGAAAACAACTTCAACAAAGCGATGGCCACGGCCGCTGATCTGGTCATTGCCGAAGTGGAGGAGATTGTCGCTGTGGGCGAAATCGCTCCTGAGTTCGTGCATACGCCCGGCTGCTTTGTCGATTACCTGGTGCAGGCCACGCTAACGCTGGAAGACCTCGGCAGTTCGGCGTCGGTGTCGTCATCGAAGAAAGTCGACGAGTCCCGTATGAATATGGCGCGTCGGGCACTGGCTGAGTTAAAGAAAGGTGACGTTGTCAATCTGGGCATCGGCATCCCCACGCTCGTCGCCGATCTGATCACGGAAGAGCAGGGCATTATTCTGCATACTGAAAATGGGATGCTGGGCGTTGGTCCGGTACCGGCGGATGGCGGTGGTGCGATGGATTACCCGGTCAATGCCGGTAAGATTCCAGTAACGGCCCTGAAAGGCAGCAGCTATTTCGACAGTGCTGATTCGTTCGCCATGATTCGGGGTGGGCATATCGACGTGGCGATCATGGGCGGCCTCGAAGCTGACGAAGCGGCCAATCTAGCCAACTGGGCTGTTCCCGGCAAGCCGCTGCTGGGCGTTGGTGGCGCAATGGATTTGGCGAAAGGAGCCAAGCGATTGATCATCACCATGACCCACACCAACCCCGATGGATCGCCCAAGATTGTACCGCAATGCACCCTGCCGCTAACCGCTACCGGCGTGGTCGACCTGGTCATCACCGATCTGGCCGTCTTTGGCTACCCTAACGGAAAACTAACCCTGCTCGAACTAATGCCCGGTGCAACGCTGGAGGAGGTACAGGCTAAAACAAGTGCGAACTTTTCAATGAGTGAATGA
- a CDS encoding hypothetical protein (KEGG: gsu:GSU1489 hypothetical protein): MQSFKRLNTLTGWLVFAVALFTYAMTVERTASFWDCGEFIACSFKLQVPHPPGAPFFLLLGRLFSMMSFGDLTSVAYWVNMASVLASAFTIAFLFWTITMLAQKLLGKAERDYTTADTLLVIGTGAVGALAYTFSDTFWFSAVEAEVYGMSSFFTAIVVWAAFKWERIEDEAAANRWLIFIAYLTGLSIGVHLLNLVTLPALALIYYFKKYPKPTFWGGAAAFGIGLVILGIINSGIIPGLPGMAFAFERFFVNTLGLPFTSGAIFFTVVFLGAIVYGIIWSARQKRVILNTSLLALAFVLIGYASYMQVLVRADFNPPINENDPSDELNFLSYLRREQYGSRSLLYGPVFTARPIDQKQGAAMWKKQGNKYVVFDHQPEYVYAPGDEMLFPRVYSSQQNHPALYRQMLGLAEGQKPTMGDNLKFLFNYQLGHMWWRYLMWNFAGRESDEEGAGYLLPWSTDQNAPDLLKTNKARDNFYMLPFILGLFGITFQYFRRRRDFLIVGLLFLFTGIALQVFLNSPPSEPRERDYIYVGSFYFFAIWLGLGVMSIAEGLRNVLKSDVARNGLVAGIALLVPVMMGAKSWDNHNRDKRYQSVDFAKNLLNSCAPNAVLFTGGDNDTFPLWYVQEVEGFRRDVRVCNLSLLGTEWYIQQMKRKTYESEALPISLEFDNFNKGKNDIVPFYEVPGVKNGIDLKQYINLIKTSSPAVQVPLTNGDMTSILPSSVLFLPIDKAAVDKANFVPAALRPLMKDTLQWTIGKKDLYKPDLIMLDMIATNNWKRPIYFSSTLASDNYLSLKNYMQLEGYAYRLMPVAVPGATDGYVNSDIMYTNMTKKTFWREFNNPDVYYDETYKGPPVISARIAFFRLADQFIREGRKDKALEVLNYSLKVIPDKAIPYDQISSNYVRFLFEVGDNKKALEIAEVMATRADQDLTYAKSGNGRFGSPDSDLYILQTIVEACKEAKQTAAANKYEAIFQKHINAFG; encoded by the coding sequence ATGCAATCATTTAAACGCCTGAACACCCTAACGGGCTGGCTCGTTTTCGCCGTCGCGCTCTTTACCTATGCGATGACCGTCGAACGCACCGCCAGTTTCTGGGACTGTGGCGAGTTCATTGCGTGTTCGTTTAAACTCCAGGTACCCCACCCGCCCGGTGCTCCATTTTTCCTTCTACTGGGACGACTTTTCTCCATGATGTCGTTCGGCGATTTGACCAGCGTAGCCTATTGGGTCAACATGGCGTCGGTACTGGCGAGTGCCTTTACCATTGCGTTCCTGTTCTGGACCATCACCATGCTGGCACAGAAATTGCTCGGCAAAGCGGAACGTGATTATACCACCGCCGACACGCTGCTGGTTATTGGTACGGGTGCCGTTGGTGCCCTGGCCTACACCTTTTCCGACACATTCTGGTTTTCGGCGGTTGAGGCCGAAGTGTACGGCATGTCGTCATTTTTCACCGCCATCGTGGTTTGGGCAGCCTTCAAATGGGAGCGCATCGAAGATGAAGCCGCTGCCAATCGCTGGCTTATCTTTATCGCTTACCTGACGGGGCTATCCATCGGGGTCCACTTACTGAACCTCGTAACCCTGCCCGCACTGGCACTTATTTACTATTTCAAAAAATATCCCAAACCAACGTTCTGGGGCGGTGCAGCGGCTTTCGGTATCGGTCTGGTTATTCTGGGTATCATCAATTCGGGTATTATTCCCGGCTTGCCTGGCATGGCCTTCGCCTTTGAGCGGTTCTTTGTGAATACCCTTGGCTTACCGTTTACGTCGGGCGCTATCTTCTTTACCGTCGTCTTCCTGGGAGCTATCGTATATGGCATCATCTGGTCGGCCCGGCAAAAGCGGGTTATCCTGAATACCTCCCTGTTGGCGCTGGCATTCGTACTGATCGGCTATGCTTCGTACATGCAGGTACTGGTACGGGCCGACTTCAACCCGCCAATCAATGAGAATGACCCCAGCGATGAACTGAACTTCCTGTCGTACCTGCGTCGGGAACAGTACGGAAGCCGCTCGCTGTTGTACGGTCCTGTTTTCACGGCGCGCCCCATCGACCAGAAGCAGGGTGCCGCCATGTGGAAAAAACAAGGCAACAAATACGTGGTATTCGACCATCAGCCGGAGTACGTTTACGCGCCCGGCGATGAGATGCTGTTTCCCCGCGTATATAGCAGTCAGCAAAACCACCCGGCCCTGTACCGACAGATGCTTGGTCTGGCAGAAGGTCAGAAACCAACGATGGGTGATAACCTGAAATTTTTGTTCAACTATCAGTTGGGACACATGTGGTGGCGCTACCTGATGTGGAACTTTGCCGGACGTGAGAGCGACGAAGAAGGTGCAGGTTACCTCCTCCCCTGGTCGACGGATCAAAATGCCCCGGATTTGTTGAAGACCAATAAAGCCCGCGACAATTTCTACATGCTGCCGTTCATCCTGGGCCTGTTTGGTATTACGTTCCAGTACTTCCGCCGTCGGCGCGACTTCCTGATTGTCGGGCTCCTGTTTTTATTCACAGGTATTGCCCTGCAAGTCTTCCTGAACTCGCCCCCATCGGAACCCCGCGAGCGTGATTACATCTACGTGGGTTCGTTCTACTTCTTCGCCATCTGGCTTGGGCTGGGCGTTATGTCGATTGCCGAAGGATTACGCAACGTTCTGAAGTCGGACGTAGCCCGCAATGGTCTGGTTGCCGGTATTGCTCTGCTGGTGCCGGTTATGATGGGTGCCAAAAGCTGGGATAACCACAACCGCGATAAGCGTTACCAGTCGGTCGATTTCGCGAAAAACCTGCTGAACTCCTGTGCCCCCAACGCGGTGCTCTTTACGGGCGGTGATAATGATACCTTCCCCCTTTGGTACGTGCAGGAAGTAGAAGGGTTCCGGCGCGATGTGCGGGTGTGTAACCTGAGTTTGCTGGGTACGGAATGGTACATCCAGCAGATGAAGCGGAAGACTTACGAGTCGGAAGCACTGCCCATTTCGCTCGAATTCGACAATTTCAACAAAGGCAAAAACGACATTGTGCCGTTCTACGAAGTGCCTGGTGTGAAAAACGGGATCGACCTCAAGCAATACATTAACCTGATCAAGACGAGCAGTCCGGCGGTTCAGGTACCGCTCACCAACGGCGATATGACGAGCATTCTGCCTTCGTCGGTGCTGTTCCTGCCCATCGACAAAGCTGCGGTCGACAAAGCCAATTTCGTACCGGCTGCACTTCGCCCGTTGATGAAGGATACCCTGCAATGGACCATCGGGAAGAAGGATTTGTACAAGCCTGACCTGATCATGCTCGACATGATTGCCACCAACAACTGGAAGCGGCCCATTTACTTCTCCAGCACCCTGGCAAGTGACAACTACCTGAGCCTGAAGAACTACATGCAGTTAGAAGGTTACGCGTATCGGCTCATGCCGGTGGCCGTACCGGGCGCAACGGATGGCTATGTAAACTCCGACATCATGTACACCAACATGACGAAGAAGACCTTCTGGCGTGAGTTCAACAACCCGGATGTGTATTATGACGAAACCTACAAAGGTCCGCCGGTGATTTCGGCCCGTATTGCGTTCTTCCGTCTGGCCGATCAGTTCATCCGCGAAGGCCGGAAAGATAAAGCCCTTGAGGTGCTTAACTACTCTCTCAAGGTTATTCCGGACAAGGCCATTCCGTACGACCAGATTTCGTCGAACTACGTGCGCTTCCTGTTTGAAGTAGGTGATAACAAAAAGGCCCTCGAAATTGCCGAAGTAATGGCCACCCGCGCCGATCAGGATCTGACTTATGCCAAGAGTGGTAATGGACGATTTGGCAGCCCCGATTCAGACCTGTACATTCTGCAAACGATTGTCGAAGCCTGTAAGGAAGCCAAGCAAACGGCAGCCGCCAATAAATACGAAGCTATTTTCCAGAAGCATATCAATGCATTTGGTTGA